A window of the Cryptococcus depauperatus CBS 7841 chromosome 5, complete sequence genome harbors these coding sequences:
- a CDS encoding tRNA (guanine-N(7)-)-methyltransferase, translating into MSKRTREEIEMEAGPSTVHSAASDEQASRQSDFQLLKVPQKRFYRQRAHANVFIDHELDYPKSPELMDWSTHYPAYFALSNEDGTIPPSQGKRVEWADVGCGFGGLLMALAPTFPEKIMLGMEIRTSVTKYVTDRIAASRQAQSLLPADSEEKKSGGYQNVSVIKANSMKHMPNFFAKGQLEKIFFLFPDPHFKNRKHKARIITPALLAEYAYVLRPGGILYTVTDVKDLHDWMAQHLNAHPLFTPISTASLVDDPILEAARTATEEGQKVERNKGDKWVACFVRDSDPKE; encoded by the exons atgtcaaaacgtacaagagaagagatagaaaTGGAAGCAGGCCCGTCTACCGTCCACTCTGCTGCTTCAGATGAACAAGCATCCAGACAAAGTGACTTTCAGCTCTTAAAAGTTCCCCAA AAACGATTCTACAGGCAGCGCGCTCATGCCAACGTATTCATTGACCATGAACTCGACTA CCCCAAAAGCCCAGAGCTTATGGATTGGTCGACCCATTATCCTGCTTACTTTGCTCTTTCAAATGAGGACGGAACGATTCCTCCGTCACAAGGAAAACGGGTCGAATGGGCCGATGTTGGATGTGGTTTTGGTGGCTTGCTAATGGCTTTGGCACCCACGTTCCCCGAGAAAATCATGCTCG GTATGGAGATAAGGACTTCAGTCACGAAATACGTGACTGATAGAATTGCGGCTAGTCGCCAAGCCCAAAGTTTATTACCTGCTGATTcggaggaaaagaagtcTGGAGGGTATCAGAATGTATCCGTCATCAAGGCGAATTCCATGAAACATATGCCCAACTTCTTTGCCAAGGGACAG CTCGAAAagatcttcttcctctttcctgATCCTCATTTCAAGAACCGTAAACACAAAGCACGTATCATCAC TCCGGCATTGCTGGCAGAATACGCATATGTCTTGAGGCCAGGTGGTATATTGTATACTGTCACAGATGTAAAAG ACCTGCACGACTGGATGGCCCAACATCTCAACGCTCATCCACTCTTTACACCCATTTCCACCGCATCACTTGTTGATGATCCCATCCTTGAAGCTGCTCGTACAGCTACCGAAGAAGGCCAAAAAGTTGAACGGAACAAGGGAGACAAGTGGGTGGCATGCTTCGTCCGCGACTCTGATCCAAAAGAGTAA
- a CDS encoding fructose-bisphosphate aldolase 1: MSGTLSNVPAGVITGDDVRKLFKYAKDNKFAIPSINVTSSSVVNSVLEAARDIKSPIILQVSQSGAAFFAGKGLKNDNQEASIAGAVAAAHFIRSIAPAYGIPVVLHSDHCAKKLLPWFDGMLEADEAYFKQHGEPLFSSHMLDLSEETKEDNIKDCVHYFKRMAKINLWLEMEIGITGGEEDGVDNTSVDNNSLYTQPEDIWDIYSALSAISPNFSIAAGFGNVHGVYKPGNVQLRPELLGRHQQYTHEKIGGDEQKPLYLVFHGGSGSTKDEIREAVVNGVVKMNVDTDAQWAYLCGVRDFILTKKDYLMTQVGNPEGHDKPNKKQYDPRVWIREGEKVLVERVKEACIDLGNVNRA; the protein is encoded by the exons ATGTCTGGTACTCTCTCCAACGTTCCT GCTGGTGTCATTACTGGCGATGATGTCCGAAAACTCTTCAAGTATGCAAAGGACAACAAG TTTGCCATCCCT TCCATT AACGTcacttcttcatctgttgTCAATAGTGTCCTCGAAGCCGCCCGGGACATTAAGTCTCCCATCATTCTTCAGGTTTCTCAAAGTGGTGCCGCTTTCTTCGCTGGCAAAGGTTTGAAAAACGATAATCAGGAAGCTTCGATCGCTGGTGCCGTTGCTGCGGCCCACTTTATCCGGTCCATTGCTCCTGCTTATGGCAT TCCTGTTGTCCTTCATTCTGACCACTGTGCCAAAAAGCTCCTTCCATGGTTTGATGGCATGCTCGAGGCCGACGAGGCTTATTTCAAACAGCATGGAGAgcctctcttttcttcgcATATGCTTGACTTGTCTGAAGAGACTAAGGAGGACAATATCAAGGACTGCGTCCACTACTTTAAGCGTATGGCCAAGATCAACC TCTGGCTCGAAATGGAAATCGGGATCACCGGTGGTGAGGAAGATGGTGTCGACAACACTTCTGTCGACAACAACTCGTTATACACTCAACCCGAAGATATCTGGGATATTTACTCTGCCCTCAGCGCAATTTCTCCCAACTTCTCTATCGCCGCTGGTTTCGGTAATGTCCACGGTGTTTACAAGCCTGGAAACGTACAACTCAGGCCTGAACTTCTCGGTCGACACCAACAATACACCCATGAGAAAATTGGTGGTGACGAGCAGAAGCCTTT GTACCTCGTCTTCCATGGTGGTTCCGGTTCCACTAAGGACGAAATCCGAGAGGCTGTTGTCAATGGTGTTGTCAAGATGAATGTTGACACTGACGCTCAGTGGGCTTACCTCTGTGGTGTCCGTGACTTCATTCTCACGAAGAAGGACTATCTCATGACCCAGGTTGGTAACCCTGAGGGTCATGACAAGCCCAACAAGAAGCAATATGATCCTCGAGTCTGGATCAGGGAGGGAGAAAAGGTTCTCGTTGAGCGAGTCAAGGAGGCTTGTATCGACTTGGGGAACGTCAATAGGGCCTAA
- a CDS encoding protein transporter SEC24 translates to MSQPIMLPQGWEARWDPQSSSYIYIDQSTGRSQWEIPTSPTFPTSHPSASAQPAPRHGRRQYPTAQLYDTPTPQVGPPHPVQGYAEQGAPQFITPGLDGAANYPYAQSGTGYSQTQTFPGNVEQVAGQFGQMNIAQSAGAYQGAYGQEKQAHQLQTVNLIGLQPDVSALDASPPSALLPPNASVTPSPHVQPDPSYQRCTLNAMPATQSLLNKSKLPLALVLAPHRDIRTSEKDEPVPVVEDGVIARCRRCRAYINPFVTFIEGGNRWKCCMCGLSNEVPQLFDWNQRDEKPADRWARAELNHGVVEFVAPTEYMVRPPQPPVYVFVIDISNAAVASGMVAVAARTILESLDSLPNADNRTKIGFIAVSSSLHFFSLPSGATEGNMLVVPDLTDVFLPKPVDLLVNLTESRPAVEKLLERLSDMFQDSHNAASALGSGLQAAHQMIGKIGGKIIALSATLPTIGEGSLKARDDPKLLGTSKESQLLNAQNNWYKTFAIECSKNQVSVDMFLFSGAYTDVATLGCLPRYTSGQTYIYPAFNASRQEDAIKFASEFGKVLAEPIMLEAVIRVRASRGIRMSAFHGNFFVRSTDLLALPTVPTDQNYVIELQIEDDIKGSMVVIQTAVLHTTCFGERRIRVITQAMPTTDSIAELYATADQIAITSFMANKAVERSMSHSLDDARNQIMSRLGDMLSVYKNQVTSAAGASAQLAVPDNLKLLPLLFCALTKHVGLREGSTIPPDLRAYAQCLLTTLPCQTLIPYIHPRFYSLHNMLPEAGTIGEEGVILPSALNLTSEKLERHGLFLIEDGQTIFLWIGHDAVPRLVQDVFDLPSYPELMPGKYTLPLLENPFSERINNIIAKIREMRRGVYRPHLYVVKSDSEPALRQWALSALVEDRMDRMGSYAQFLTAVKGKVNGN, encoded by the exons atgtCTCAGCCCATAATGTTACCACAGGGGTGGGAGGCGAGATG GGATCCCCAGTCGAGTTCATACATCTATATCGACCAGTCGACTGGAAGGTCACAGTGGGAAATACCCACAAGTCCCACGTTTCCAACTTCTCATCCATCTGCATCTGCACAACCAGCACCACGACACGGCCGCCGACAGTACCCAACAGCCCAACTATACGATACGCCAACACCTCAAGTAGGCCCGCCGCATCCAGTGCAAGGATATGCAGAGCAAGGCGCACCACAGTTCATCACCCCGGGCCTTGATGGCGCTGCCAATTATCCTTATGCCCAGTCTGGAACGGGCTACAGCCAGACGCAAACTTTTCCAGGAAATGTAGAACAAGTCGCAGGTCAATTTGGACAGATGAATATCGCTCAAAGTGCTGGGGCATACCAAGGAGCTTATGGCCAGGAAAAGCAAGCCCATCAATTGCAAACGGTCAATCTGATTGGCCTTCAGCCTGATGTGAGCGCGCTTGATGCATCTCCACCTTCTGCCCTTCTCCCACCCAACGCCTCTGTTACTCCCTCTCCACACGTCCAGCCTGACCCGTCATATCAACGTTGTACACTCAATGCTATGCCTGCTACTCAATCCCTACTTAACAAGTCAAAGCTTCCTCTAGCCCTCGTCCTTGCTCCCCATCGCGATATTAGGACCTCTGAAAAGGATGAGCCGGTTCctgttgttgaagatggtgtGATTGCGAGATGCCGTCGGTGCAGAGCCTACATTAACCCTTTTGTCACCTTTATTGAGGGAGGAAACAGATGGAAGTGTTGCATGTGTGGATTATCCAATGAAGTACCACAGCTCTTTGATTGGAACCAGCGCGATGAAAAGCCTGCCGATAGATGGGCCAGGGCTGAGTTGAACCATGGCGTTGTAGAATTTGTGGCACCCACAGAGTACATGGTCAGGCCTCCTCAACCACCAGTCTATGTCTTCGTTATTGACATCTCTAATGCTGCGGTTGCTAGTGGCATGGTTGCCGTAGCCGCTCGGACAATCCTTGAATCACTCGATTCATTGCCAAATGCCGATAATCGCACAAAGATTGGTTTCATTGccgtctcttcttctcttcatttcttctctttgccttcCGGCGCTACAGAAGGCAATATGTTGGTCGTGCCTGACTTGACCGATGTCTTTCTTCCTAAACCCGTCGATTTGCTTGTCAATCTCACAGAGAGTCGACCTGCCGTGGAAAAACTGTTGGAACGGTTGAGTGACATGTTCCAGGATTCTCATAATGCGGCATCCGCTCTTGGTTCCGGTCTTCAGGCTGCTCATCAGATGATTGGTAAGATTGGAGGCAAGATTATTGCTCTTTCCGCCACTTTACCCACCATTGGTGAGGGTAGTCTCAAGGCGCGAGATGACCCAAAACTCTTGGGTACAAGCAAAGAATCTCAATTACTCAATGCTCAGAATAATTGGTACAAAACATTTGCAATTGAGTGCTCAAAGAATCAAGTATCAGTCGACATGTTCTTGTTCTCGGGAGCTTATACAGACGTGGCTACGCTTGGCTGTCTTCCTCGGTACACTTCTGGTCAGACATATATCTACCCTGCATTCAACGCTTCTAGGCAAGAAGATGCAATCAAGTTTGCAAGTGAATTTGGGAAGGTGTTGGCAGAGCCCATTATGCTTGAGGCCGTCATTCGAGTTCGTGCTAGCAGAGGAATTAGAATGTCAGCTTTCCATGGTAACTTCTTTGTTCGCTCAACAGATTTGTTGGCTTTGCCGACAGTACCCACTGATCAAAACTATGTGATTGAGCTTCAAATTGAGGATGACATCAAAGGGTCTATGGTGGTCATCCAAACTGCCGTCTTGCACACTACCTGCTTTGGGGAGAGAAGAATCAGAGTTATCACGCAAGCAATGCCCACAACCGATTCTATTGCGGAACTGTATGCCACTGCCGACCAAATCGCAATTACTTCCTTCATGGCCAACAAGGCTGTCGAAAGGAGTATGAGTCATAGTTTGGATGATGCACGAAACCAGATTATGAGCCGCCTGGGGGATATGCTGAGTGTATACAAGAATCAAGTCACTTCTGCTGCGGGCGCAAGCGCTCAACTGGCTGTTCCTGACAATCTCAAACTCTTGCCTCTCTTATTCTGTGCGCTGACTAAGCATGTTGGCTTGCGTGAAGGATCAACGATCCCACCTGATCTTCGAGCGTACGCCCAATGTCTTTTGACCACTCTCCCCTGCCAGACATTAATACCCTATATTCATCCACGCTTCTACTCGTTACACAATATGCTACCTGAAGCAGGAACGATTGGTGAAGAAGGCGTTATTCTCCCTTCTGCGCTCAATCTTACGTCAGAAAAGCTTGAACGTCACGGTCTATTCCTGATTGAAGATGGACAAACTATCTTCCTCTGGATAGGTCACGATGCCGTACCGCGTCTTGTTCAAGATGTTTTCGATCTCCCATCGTATCCCGAGCTTATGCCAGGGAAATATACTCTCCCACTTCTTGAGAACCCTTTTTCAGAGCGAATCAACAATATTATTGCCAAGATTCGTGAGATGCGTAGAGGCGTGTATCGGCCGCACTTGTATGTAGTTAAGAGCGACAGCGAACCAGCATTGAGACAGTGGGCATTGAGTGCATTAGTAGAAGATAGGATGGATAGGATGGGTAGTTACGCACAGTTCTTGACGGCTGTCAAGGGCAAG GTGAATGGAAACTAA